A genomic segment from Papaver somniferum cultivar HN1 unplaced genomic scaffold, ASM357369v1 unplaced-scaffold_3, whole genome shotgun sequence encodes:
- the LOC113341537 gene encoding thioredoxin-related transmembrane protein 2-like: MKEQKSKNDWYQWMNLLISEPYYVYHFIIFFSYLIVRTSAIQIFSSDFSYLLLRREIQAVLALLMLVTVKLVKEETWEGFLSDVLFFSKGFLIVVSMLIDIQLALCYIVVFFVVFTLTQQPPYSELGHATRLTPLQLEVILTEGSASRFWLVEFRALNSSNCIRTSRFVSDLSITYSTKNLSFGIVDLGLFPNAAEKYGISMGASIGQLPAYILFDNGVEVKRFPEVDFEVRTFQKRLSKKFLCRHFELDRHLIEYVHVK; the protein is encoded by the exons atgaaggAGCAGAAGAGCAAAAACGATTGGTACCAATGGATGAATTTACTGATATCAGAACCATATTATGTTTATCACTTCATTATATTCTTTTCGTACTTGATTGTCCGTACATCTGCAATTCAAATCTTCTCATCTGATTTCTCCTACCTTCTTCTCCGTAGG GAAATTCAAGCAGTTTTGGCTTTGTTAATGTTGGTTACAGTCAAG TTGGTGAAAGAGGAAACTTGGGAGGGATTTCTTTCTGATGTTTTGTTTTTCTCAAAG GGGTTTCTAATTGTAGTTTCTATGCTCATTGATATACAATTGGCTCTCTGCTACATAGTTGTGTTCTTCG TGGTGTTCACTTTAACTCAGCAACCACCCTACTCTGAACTAG GTCATGCAACTAGGTTAACGCCATTGCAGTTGGAAGTCATATTGACTGAAGGAAGCGCGTCAAGATTCTGGTTG GTTGAATTTCGAGCTTTGAATTCGTCCAATTGTATACGAACAAGTCGTTTTGTTTCTGATCTCTCAATTAC atactcaactaagaatttatCTTTCGGCATAGTGGATCTGGGGCTATTTCCCAATGCTGCTGAAAAATATGGAATATCAATGGGGG CAAGCATTGGCCAACTGCCTGCATATATATTGTTTGATAACGGAGTGGAGGTAAAACGTTTTCCTGAGGTAGATTTTGAAGTAAGAACTTTCCAAAAACGACTCAGTAAG AAATTCCTGTGCCGTCATTTTGAGCTTGATCGGCATCTTATCGAATATGTACACGTTAAATAG